Proteins co-encoded in one Quercus robur chromosome 8, dhQueRobu3.1, whole genome shotgun sequence genomic window:
- the LOC126695411 gene encoding xyloglucan endotransglucosylase protein 6: protein MAVSVSVFLGFFLGLVFVGLVSSAKFDQLFQPSWANDHLVYEGELLKLKLDHYSGAGFSSKSRYMFGKVTIQIKLVEGDSAGTVTAFYMSSDGPNHNEFDFEFLGNTTGEPYTIQTNIYVNGVGNREQRLNLWFDPTKEFHSYSLFWNQRHVLFLVDDTPIRVHPNMENKGLPFPKDQPMGVYSSIWNADDWATQGGRVKTDWSHAPFIATYTGFEIDACEVPASVAATESAKNCSSSGVKRYWWDEPTLAELNVHQSHQLKWVKARHMTYDYCTDTARFPVMPLECVHHRH from the exons ATGGCTGTTTCAGTGTCTGTCTTCTTGGGTTTCTTTCTGGGTCTtgtttttgtgggtttggttaGCTCAGCAAAGTTTGATCAGCTCTTTCAGCCAAGCTGGGCTAATGATCATTTGGTCTATGAAGGAGAGCTTCTTAAGCTCAAGCTGGACCATTATTCTG GAGCTGGATTTTCATCAAAGAGCAGGTATATGTTTGGGAAGGTGACCATACAGATTAAGCTTGTTGAGGGTGACTCTGCTGGAACTGTTACTGCTTTCTAT ATGTCCTCGGACGGTCCAAATCACaatgaatttgattttgagtttttgggcAACACTACTGGTGAACCTTACACTATTCAAACCAATATTTATGTGAACGGTGTCGGTAACAGAGAGCAAAGATTGAACCTTTGGTTTGACCCAACCAAGGAATTCCACTCCTACTCGCTTTTCTGGAACCAGCGCCACGTACT GTTTCTAGTGGATGATACGCCAATAAGAGTTCATCCAAACATGGAAAACAAAGGATTACCATTCCCTAAGGACCAGCCCATGGGTGTGTACAGCTCAATTTGGAACGCAGATGACTGGGCCACACAAGGGGGTAGGGTCAAGACGGACTGGTCCCATGCACCCTTCATTGCCACCTACACGGGTTTTGAAATTGATGCTTGTGAGGTCCCAGCGTCCGTGGCTGCAACCGAAAGTGCCAAGAATTGCAGCAGCAGTGGGGTAAAGAGGTATTGGTGGGACGAGCCCACGTTGGCCGAGCTCAATGTGCACCAGAGCCACCAGCTGAAGTGGGTTAAGGCTAGACACATGACCTATGACTATTGCACTGACACGGCTAGGTTCCCAGTCATGCCCCTAGAATGTGTGCACCATCGCCACTAA